Proteins encoded in a region of the Ciona intestinalis chromosome 6, KH, whole genome shotgun sequence genome:
- the LOC101242116 gene encoding uncharacterized protein LOC101242116 isoform X1, which translates to MSSDDSAKRADLPDVIKMCEAFHSSAHCNSLEVCSSLCAEARDVRHGSKRKINSQMLLHVLQEEEQKVRSSFRSNVVPEINTWSFVLKPASERSLSPKKEVDPTPHEELMRSIQEGKKLRTSPKPKIFSIREIFEHDPEQLRKLNILPGQRKRNIKAMQMALRRQQPRDPTSPPRSGVATAPRALRAEIRDSPSPRADTPENCSVVLRWFPSKIFDKHGVEMDNDKILGYRIYVNGQPKGMVAGSKSRALLDGLRRACEYRIQVRAVSALGESEPSNTVIAYITKSGNGTETPSPKKPEKVQTDTMLASPKLSPPKNPTTQKEMKSVAVPKPPLTIGAVFPSNQATLEASKLHTSKTLIPPAEPALSTSGDSWTTATSPGRTGDVSARKAPKAVTSGEDIVERVLRRYGIQKASTLPPLPRQQSTIAPSDGQTGDGDSSATMQADSSSNASGENITPRSKALLDQLKDELLQ; encoded by the exons ATGTCAAGTGATGACTCGGCAAAAAGAGCTGATTTACCCGATGTTATAAAG ATGTGTGAGGCATTCCACTCCAGCGCACATTGCAACTCGCTCGAAGTTTGTTCCTCATTGTGCGCTGAAGCACGAGATGTACGACACGGATCGAAACGTAAGATCAACTCCCAGATGCTCCTCCATGTCCTCCAGGAGGAGGAGCAAAAAGTGAGGAGCAGTTTTAGGAGCAACGTGGTTCCTGAGATCAACACTtggagttttgttttaaaaccg GCATCAGAAAGATCCTTATCCCCGAAGAAAGAAGTTGACCCCACACCCCATGAAGAACTTATGAGAAGCATTCAAGAGGGCAAGAAGCTACGTACGAGCCCTAAACCAAAGATATTTAGCATACGTGAGATATTCGAACACGATCCGGAACAATTAAGGAAACTGAACATCTTGCCTGGACAAAGGAAGAGAAATATTAAA GCAATGCAAATGGCATTGCGTCGCCAACAACCCCGTGACCCCACCTCACCCCCAAGAAGCGGGGTTGCTACAGCGCCTCGAGCTCTTAGAGCTGAAATCCGGGATTCCCCCTCACCCCGTGCTGACACACCCGAGAATTGCAGCGTGGTTTTAAGGTGGTTTCCATCGAAAATCTTCGacaaacatggggtggaaatGGACAACGACAAAATTTTGGGATATcg CATCTATGTAAACGGTCAACCAAAGGGCATGGTAGCTGGTAGCAAGTCCAGGGCTTTGTTGGATGGATTGAGACGTGCATGCGAATACAGGATTCAAGTACGTGCTGTGTCAGCACTCGGAGAATCTGAACCTTCTAATACAGTGATTGCTTATATCACTAAGTCTGGGAATGGTACAG aaacacCATCGCCAAAGAAACCAGAAAAAGTCCAAACTGATACCATGTTAGCATCACCAAAATTATCACCACCCAAAAACCCAACAACTCAAAAAg AAATGAAAAGTGTTGCCGTTCCAAAACCTCCCCTGACCATTGGTGCTGTGTTCCCTTCAAACCAGGCAACACTGGAAGCATCAAAGCTGCATACatcaaaaactttaatacCACCAGCTGAACCAGCTCTTTCTACATCTGGAGATAGTTGGACAACTGCTACCTCTCCTGGTAGAACTGGAGACGTTAGCGCTAGAAAAG CCCCAAAAGCAGTTACTTCTGGTGAAGATATAGTAGAGCGTGTTTTACGACGATACGGTATTCAAAAAGCCTCGACACTCCCCCCTTTACCACGACAACAGAGTACTATAGCTCCATCTGATGGCCAAACTGGGGATGGAGACTCTAGCGCCACCATGCAGGCAGATTCTTCGTCAAATGCAAGTGGGGAAAATATCACTCCGAGGTCCAAAGCACTTCTTGATCAGCTAAAAGATGAGTTGCTACAGTGA
- the LOC100178930 gene encoding uncharacterized protein LOC100178930 codes for MCARYTFTISLFVIIKLADFAGDGFLLYWLIHFNEISLFSFQTFALRNSVPAFQNTSYCKNFQFFEQNSELVTSNFQDSTIVTWAYLVIAGFSFILLPAVIAVSNPPRFDGDEGVSDEDDYIDYTFRKEERGIKRVLRYATVIMLALFHDVTLAALATDALSLVLSPVGLRCWKCHTSFTSTCNNLSPLSDWNDSQIFPLSIDFYWLIAVGGKLLSVMMSVGYVGFLEAEYRYQRYVMQQQRQLLILRRHYGGSHSQKPRNHCCELFVAFLILCFLALLVVAAMTTAPVSVLMYTKLSAVLSLQSTLTSPILIAAIVGVCTWGAFLILFVVPTLYTFALCANKKCCRSD; via the exons ATGTGCGCAAGATACACGTTTACCATAAGTCTGTTCGTTATAATTAAACTGGCAGATTTTGCGGGGGATGGCTTTTTATTGTACTGGCTGATACACTTTAACGAAATCAG tttatttagCTTTCAAACGTTCGCATTAAGGAACTCCGTCCCGGCATTTCAAAACACGAGTTATTGTAAGAATTTCCAGTTCTTTGAGCAAAATTCCGAACTAGTTACCTC AAATTTTCAAGACAGCACAATAGTTACATGGGCGTACTTGGTTATTGCTGGCTTCAGTTTCATCTTGCTCCCTGCAGTTATAGCAGTATCTAATCCACCACGTTTTGACGGAGACGAAGGCGTATCAGACGAAGACGACTATATTG ATTACACATTCCGCAAAGAGGAAAGAGGAATAAAACGAGTGCTCCGTTACGCTACAGTGATTATGCTCGCTctttttcatgacgtcacactcgCCGCTTTAGCAACTGATGCCTTGTCGTTGGTTTTATCCCCTGTTGGTCTTAG ATGTTGGAAATGCCATACGTCGTTTACATCAACATGCAACAATTTGAGTCCACTAAGCGATTGGAACGATTCTCAAATTTTCCCACTATCTAT CGACTTCTACTGGTTAATTGCAGTTGGTGGAAAACTTTTAAGCGTGATGATGTCAGTTGGTTATGTTGGATTTTTGGAAGCTGAATATCGTTACCAACGTTATGTTATGCAG CAACAGAGGCAGCTCCTAATCCTTCGTCGTCACTACGGAGGCTCACACAGTCAAAAACCAAGGAACCATTGCTGCGAATTATTCGTTGCATTTTTGATCTTATGTTTTCTTGCCTTGCTTGTTGTAGCAGCGATGACCACAGCGCCCGTGTCGGTTCTTATGTACACGAA ATTGAGCGCAGTATTGTCCTTACAGTCAACACTAACGTCTCCGATTCTCATTGCGGCAATTGTAGGCGTTTGTACATGGGGCGCATTTCTCATACTTTTCGTTGTACCAACGCTGTACACATTCGCGTTATGCGCGAATAAGAAATGTTGTAGATCTGATTAA